In Liquorilactobacillus hordei DSM 19519, the following proteins share a genomic window:
- the licT gene encoding BglG family transcription antiterminator LicT: MKVKQVFNNNVLLANNGDQEVVLVGRGIGFQQRPGMTVEKDKVSQVFAPTDDKWFTLFHDLTQNISAEYLEISARIIQQAGEILHAKFNDYLLISLTDHLDFAVTRYKQGIQIHNEILWEIKNYYPNEYQAASAALEIVNQQIGIKLPEDEVGFIAMKLLESSVDHPQSGDTVKMTKLIGDIVQIVQYQLQIKLDPNTMSYRRFLVHLRFLAERILQKKINDSGSDDDFLFQHLVKKYPTSFECTKKVTAFISGQLQIKLSINEQIYLTIHVQRILDDINKKMNKRDCNY, translated from the coding sequence ATGAAGGTCAAACAGGTTTTTAATAACAATGTTCTTTTAGCAAATAACGGAGATCAGGAGGTGGTATTGGTCGGTCGTGGAATAGGATTTCAACAAAGGCCGGGGATGACTGTTGAAAAAGATAAGGTTAGTCAGGTGTTTGCACCAACCGATGACAAGTGGTTTACTTTGTTTCATGATCTGACTCAAAATATTTCGGCAGAATATCTTGAGATATCTGCGCGAATAATTCAGCAGGCGGGTGAAATACTCCATGCGAAATTCAATGATTATTTATTAATATCGCTGACTGATCATCTTGATTTTGCAGTTACTAGATATAAGCAAGGCATTCAGATTCATAACGAGATTTTATGGGAAATAAAGAACTATTACCCAAATGAGTATCAAGCTGCTAGTGCGGCTCTTGAAATTGTTAACCAACAAATCGGAATAAAGCTCCCAGAAGATGAAGTAGGTTTCATTGCAATGAAACTGCTTGAGAGCAGCGTTGATCATCCCCAAAGTGGTGATACAGTAAAAATGACAAAACTAATAGGGGATATTGTTCAAATTGTTCAGTATCAATTACAGATTAAGCTTGATCCCAACACAATGAGCTATCGCCGCTTTTTAGTTCATCTTAGATTTTTAGCTGAACGTATTTTACAAAAGAAGATTAATGATTCTGGAAGCGATGATGATTTTTTATTTCAACATCTAGTTAAAAAGTACCCAACATCGTTTGAATGTACAAAAAAAGTAACAGCTTTTATTAGCGGTCAACTGCAGATTAAGCTTTCAATAAACGAACAAATTTATCTAACAATACATGTACAGCGTATTCTAGATGACATTAATAAAAAAATGAATAAAAGGGATTGTAACTATTAA
- a CDS encoding superoxide dismutase, translating to MVYKLPDLPYDYSALEPYIEEQTMRLHHDMHHQTYVNNLNAALKDHPGLSELPVEELVGQLDKIPENIRKAVRNSGGGHANHSLFWKLLSPHFDTNPEGNLREAIDSEFGSFEKFKQQFTEAAMKVFSSGWAWLVKDNAGQLKIMTTADQDSPLSVGLTPVLGIDVWEHAYYLKYQNLRPKYVEAFWHIVNWEEAGKRFDSELVGVGSET from the coding sequence ATGGTATATAAACTTCCAGATTTGCCGTACGATTACAGTGCATTAGAACCTTATATTGAGGAGCAGACAATGCGTTTGCACCATGATATGCATCATCAAACGTATGTTAATAATTTGAATGCAGCTTTGAAAGATCATCCGGGATTATCTGAACTTCCAGTAGAAGAACTGGTGGGCCAATTGGACAAAATACCAGAAAATATTAGAAAAGCTGTACGTAACAGTGGTGGTGGACATGCTAATCATTCACTTTTTTGGAAGCTTCTTTCACCACATTTTGATACTAATCCAGAAGGAAATTTGCGAGAAGCAATTGATAGTGAGTTCGGTAGTTTTGAAAAGTTCAAGCAACAATTTACGGAAGCTGCTATGAAGGTTTTTAGTTCAGGTTGGGCGTGGCTTGTGAAAGACAATGCTGGTCAATTGAAAATCATGACAACAGCCGATCAAGATTCTCCGCTTTCAGTTGGGTTGACACCAGTCTTAGGTATCGATGTTTGGGAACATGCATATTATTTAAAGTACCAGAACCTTAGACCAAAATATGTGGAAGCATTCTGGCACATTGTGAACTGGGAAGAGGCTGGGAAGCGATTTGATAGTGAATTGGTAGGCGTGGGTTCAGAAACTTAA
- a CDS encoding NAD-dependent succinate-semialdehyde dehydrogenase, producing MSYRVVSPYNGKILKEFSVATDEEVEQTLTNANNFYQQAKEQSIEQRAEQLSALADEFTKRTDYYANFLTTNMGKLISEARGEVKKTVAFARYYVDKGAAALEDQDYTAMAGGRKAHLEFSSIGAVVAVEPWNFPYTQVMRVFAPNFILGNPVILKHASIVPECAQAFDEACQAAGLPTGAFKNLFVTYDQVNQMISDPRVQGVALTGSEKAGELIAAEAGHNLKKSTMELGGTDVCIVLNDADLKKAVAGAVSGRLRNAGQACTSSKRYLVQSGIYDEFLAAIKKEFAKYQQGDPLDEKTTLAPLSSKNAQQQLQKQIKAVLDGGAKVLWGDPTPVEGPGAFFNPLIISGMTYDNPMYDHELFGPVAQLYRVDDEKQIVELANHSNYGLGGAIYSEDLNKARKLASKIETGQIAVNQPLSSLPELPFGGIKKSGYGRELSDLGIREFANIKTVLG from the coding sequence ATGTCATATCGTGTAGTTAGCCCATATAATGGGAAAATACTCAAAGAATTTTCTGTAGCAACAGATGAAGAAGTTGAACAAACTTTAACAAATGCAAATAATTTTTATCAACAAGCTAAGGAACAGTCGATTGAACAACGAGCAGAGCAATTATCTGCCTTAGCCGATGAATTTACGAAAAGAACTGATTACTATGCTAACTTTTTAACCACTAACATGGGTAAATTGATTAGTGAAGCCCGGGGAGAAGTCAAGAAAACAGTTGCCTTTGCTCGCTATTACGTTGATAAGGGCGCAGCAGCTTTGGAAGATCAAGATTATACTGCCATGGCTGGCGGTCGCAAAGCTCATCTTGAATTTAGTTCAATTGGTGCGGTCGTCGCTGTTGAACCTTGGAATTTTCCATATACTCAGGTTATGCGTGTTTTTGCACCTAACTTCATTCTTGGAAATCCAGTGATTCTTAAGCATGCCAGCATTGTTCCAGAATGTGCCCAGGCATTTGATGAGGCTTGCCAAGCTGCAGGTCTACCAACAGGGGCATTTAAAAATTTATTTGTTACTTATGATCAAGTCAATCAGATGATTAGTGATCCACGTGTCCAAGGTGTAGCGTTGACTGGTTCAGAAAAGGCAGGCGAGTTGATAGCAGCTGAAGCCGGTCATAATCTTAAAAAATCAACAATGGAACTTGGCGGCACAGATGTCTGCATTGTTTTAAATGATGCTGATTTGAAAAAAGCTGTGGCTGGTGCTGTCAGTGGTCGTTTACGTAACGCTGGACAAGCTTGCACGTCTTCTAAACGTTACTTGGTTCAAAGTGGGATTTATGATGAGTTTTTAGCAGCTATCAAGAAGGAATTTGCTAAGTATCAACAAGGTGATCCTTTGGATGAAAAAACAACATTAGCTCCACTATCCTCCAAAAATGCTCAACAGCAATTACAAAAGCAAATCAAGGCTGTCTTAGATGGCGGTGCTAAAGTTTTGTGGGGTGACCCAACGCCAGTTGAAGGACCAGGTGCATTCTTTAATCCTTTGATTATTAGTGGAATGACGTATGATAATCCGATGTATGATCACGAATTATTTGGGCCAGTTGCTCAGCTTTACAGGGTTGATGATGAAAAGCAAATTGTTGAATTGGCAAATCATTCAAATTATGGTCTTGGTGGTGCAATTTATTCTGAAGATTTAAATAAGGCGCGTAAATTAGCTTCAAAAATCGAAACTGGACAAATTGCGGTTAATCAACCATTATCTTCATTACCAGAATTGCCGTTTGGCGGTATTAAAAAATCTGGTTATGGTCGTGAATTAAGTGACCTAGGAATTAGAGAATTTGCAAATATCAAAACCGTTTTGGGATAA